The following coding sequences lie in one Aphis gossypii isolate Hap1 unplaced genomic scaffold, ASM2018417v2 Contig00452, whole genome shotgun sequence genomic window:
- the LOC126554229 gene encoding uncharacterized protein LOC126554229, translating into MASSLAHLAENLTSANFDKFREVTKVFAPSEMELVTRKGVYPYEYTDSWDKLDATSLPDKFQFYSALTETHVSDEDYSHATRVWNHFGCTSLGAYSDLYLKVDVLLSADVFENFRDICMTTYHLDPAQYYTLPGFSFDCMLKFTKVQLQLLTDFEKVLFWESGTRGGLVQASKRHARANNLETPGYNADEPKTSLIYLDANNLYGFGMCKYMPISDFSWYPGNPEVALDQLQWMRETDDVGRIYEVDISYPQHLQDAHNDMPLLPHVSIPRGSTVRKLMVTFLRKEHYVVHYMNLQQAMAHGVVVEKTHRVLEFRQSPWLAPYINLNTELRKRATNKFEEKFFKDLNN; encoded by the exons ATGGCGTCGAGCTTGGCGCACTTGGCGGAGAACCTCACCTCCGCGAACTTTGATAAGTTTCGCGAAGTCACGAAAGTGTTCGCCCCGTCGGAGATGGAGTTGGTCACGCGGAAAGGCGTATATCCGTATGAATATACAGATTCGTGGGATAAATTGGACGCTACGTCGCTACCGGATAAGTTCCAATTCTACAGCGCGTTGACGGAAACGCACGTGAGCGACGAGGATTATAGTCACGCGACCAGGGTCTGGAATCATTTCGGCTGCACCTCACTCGGCGCTTATAGTGATTTATACCTTAAAGTCGACGTGTTGTTAAGCGCCGACGTGTTCGAGAATTTCAGGGATATATGCATGACCACGTATCACTTGGACCCTGCTCAATACTACACGTTGCCTGGATTCAGTTTTGACTGCATGTTAAAGTTCACGAAAGTTCAACTTCAACTTTTAACTGATTTCGAGAAAGTTTTGTTTTGGGAGTCTGGTACACGCGGTGGTCTGGTGCAGGCGAGCAAGCGCCACGCGCGCGCCAACAATCTCGAGACGCCTGGATACAATGCCGACGAACCTAAAACGTCGCTCATATACTTAGAtg caaataatttgtatggtTTTGGGATGTGCAAATATATGCCGATTAGCGATTTTTCGTGGTACCCGGGGAACCCGGAAGTTGCACTTGACCAGCTACAGTGGATGCGCGAGACGGACGATGTGGGTAGAATTTACGAAGTCGACATCTCGTATCCTCAACACCTACAAGACGCCCACAACGATATGCCGTTACTACCGCACGTTAGCATACCACGCGGATCCACTGTGCGAAAGTTGATGGTGACATTTCTGCGAAAAGAACACTACGTAGTTcattatatgaatttacaaCAAGCCATGGCCCACGGCGTCGTAGTAGAAAaa ACGCATCGAGTATTGGAATTCCGACAATCCCCATGGCTGGCCCCATACATAAATCTAAACACGGAATTACGTAAGCGGGCGACCAACAAATTCgaagaaaagttttttaaagatttaaacaaTTAG